CAGAAACCCCACGGTAGCTGCATGCAGGGAATCAAACATAAATAAATTAAGAGAAATGACTGTGCAGCCAGACCGTGCACTCCTTCCAAGCAGTCGAGACAAATGACAAAGCGAGTGTCACTTGAGGATCTGTTCTGAAATTTAATGTAGATGCTGGTTTACAACGACCATGCGGTGGGATGACTTCAAGATTCCCCTGTCCTGTTGGCTGTTCTCCCTTTCTGAATCCAAATTTATGTCACTCCCATCAGTGCTGGAGCCACCCTGGGAGCCCTCTGGCCTCACTAaggttaaacagaaagaaaaacacaacgaGAAGGTGGTAAATAGGAATGTTTCTGCTTcagttatagaatcacagaagggtttgggtttgaaggaccttcccagctccccagtgccacccctgccatgacagggacatcttcaccagctcaggttgctcagagccccgtccagcctggcctgggatgtctccagggatggttcagccaccacctctctgcccaacctgggccaggctctcaccaccctcagcacaaacaatttcttcctcatgtccggcctgaatctccctcctttagtttaaaaccatcaccccttgtcctatcacaaaaggccctgcttaaaagtctgtccccatctttcttatgggccccttttaaatctggaaaggctgcaataaggtctccccagagcttctcttttccagttgaACACCTCAGCTCTCCCACGTGTTCTGCCACAAGGTCCCTGGAGCTGCCACCCAAGCGTCCTCTGCCTTTTATGGGccacaacacccacctcctgCCCAGAGCACAACAGTGACACTGTCCCGCAAGAAAAcaccccgactgccccccccccaccGAGGGGTGAGCAGGAGAGGACACTAACGCAAAACCCTCTTTCTTCTGTTTCACCCTCCAGAGGTCACCCTGGCAGGgggggctcctgccccagcaaggcCCCTATGGCTCCACAGCCAGGGCCCCTCCTTCCCTCACCTTAATTTGCTAAAGCTGAAGCGAGGCCAACTGTGTGGATTTCACctcaaaaaaagcagaaaataatgacTCAGGGTACCCAGTGGAAGCTGCTTCAGCACCAGGAGCAAAAGGAGAGGGTGGGGATTCAACTCACGGACCCagcagtgaatcacagaatcattttggttggaaaagatgctcaagatcattgagtccaaccataacctgactctagcactaaaccatgtccctgagaacctcatgtccgtctgtccagccctccagggatggtgactccagcactgccctgggcagcctgttccaatgccccacagccctttggggaagaaattggtccccacatccaacctcaacctcccctggcgcaacttgaggccgtttcctctgctcctggcgcttgttcctggggagcagagcccgacccccctggctccaagctcctttcaggcagttcagagatcagaaggtctcccctcagctcctgtgctccagctgaaccccccaggtccctcagccgctcccatcacacttgtgctccagcccctcaccagctccgttcccttctctccactcgctccagcacctcaaggcctttcttggcatgaggggcccagaactgcccccaggattggcggtttggcctccccaggtcccagcacagggacggtcactgccctgggcctgctggccaccccagtgctggtaccagccaggatacTGGTGGCCTCTCGTCCCCTGTCACACCCCTCCACGTTCAGCCCGTCCCGCACTCACCGCCGGTCCCCGCTCCGCCCGCAGCGCCGCCTCCATCCCCCGGCATCCCCCGCGCTCCCCGTGCCCTCGGCCGTGTCGCGGCCGCGCATGCGCAGAGCGCGCGGCAAGATGGCGCTGCTGCGGCAGGCGTATGGGGCGCTGTTCCGCCGCACCTCCACCTTCGCCCTCAGCATCGTGCTGGGCGCCGTCCTGTTCGAGCGCGCCTTCGACCAGGGCGCCGACGCCATCTTCGAGCACCTCAACGAGGGGGTAAGGAAGGGTGGGGACGCGCCGCGGGCCCCCCCGGGGATTAGGCCTGGGCCTGAAGGTCAGCGTGGCCCCGCCTGGGCCCGCACCCGGGGCTGCCCCCGCTCCCCGGGCCGGAGCGCGGCCTTGGCTTCCCGGGGAGGCCCCGAGCGCCGCGGCCGCGGTGCCTGTCAGGGAAGGCTTTACTGGTGTTTCCATACGCTTTTCAGCGGTGCCCGGTGACAGGGTGaagggcagcgggcacagactgaagagactgagagctggggctgttgagctggagaagagaagctgagagggatgtgatcaatggatcaatatctcagggtgggtgtcagaggatggaccagactctgttcagtggtgcccaacgccagggtgaggggcaacgggcacagactgaaacacaggaggctccatgtgaacatgagcagaaacttgtttgctgggaggtaccagagcctggcccaggctgcccagggaggttgtggagtctccttctctgcagacattcaaacccgcctggacaccttcctgtggaacctcagctgggtgttcctgctccatggggggattgcactgcatgagctttccaggtcctttcaacccctcacattctgggattctgtaagagtcccagagcccagcagaggcAGACAAGGCCATGGCTGCCACCAAGCAGCACCTGGAGACCCTCAGGGTCTGAAAGGGCTTTGGGTTtgcagcatctttctgatgagaagagactgagagagctggggctgttgagctggagaagagaagctgagagggatgtgatcaatggatcaatatctcagggtgggtgtcagaggatggaccaaactctgttcagtggtgcccagcgccagggtgaggggcagcgggcacagactgaaacacaggaggctccatctgaacatgagcagaaacttgtttgctgggaggtgccagagcctggcccaggctgcccagagcgggtgtggagtctccttctctgagccattcaaaccccctggacccacctgtgtgatctgctctgtgaccctgagtgagcagggctgggctggggatctgcagagctcctgcaacccAACAAGCCTGGGGTTATTCCGTGTGTCATGGTAGTTGTAGTCAGGGCTTCAGTGTGTTCTGAGGCTTCTGTGGCTGTGGAGTAACTGGGGAAAAGATATCACAAGGGGTGGAATGCAAGAAGGTTAAAATGCATTGAGCTTGCTCTGTTGGTCCATAGCTGTTCATCTTCCCAGTCTGCCCAGAGCACAGGAGGGTGACAGCTGGGGATGGGCAGTGCTGCCGCTGTGCAGGGGAACAGCGTCTGCCATCTCGGGTGTGAACGCGAGATGAGAAAGGTCAGGTTGTCTTTAtatctctacaactgcctgaaaaggggttgtagcatggaggctgttggtctctgctccccaggaacaagcgccaggagcagagcaaacggcctcaagttgcaccaggggagattgaggttggatctggagaacagtttcttccccaaagggctgtggggcattggaacaggctgcccagggcagtgctggagtcaccatccctggagggttggacagacagacatgaggttctcaggacatggggcagcgccaggggtgggttaatgagtggactcaatgatcttgagggcttttccaaccaaaatgattctaagtaGAGCTGTGATGCGATAACTGTCTGGATACTGAGTCACGTGGACAGGTGATATAACGGCTTCCAGGGCCAGATGAGGTGATGCAGCACATGCCCTAAGAAAAGCCAGAAGGTGCTGGAATTTCCATCTTGCAGAGAGTACCAAAAATACTCAGTGTGTTTCACGTTCccacctgcagcacagcagtTCCCTTCCCTGTCCCACAGCTCCAATGTGCCTTGGGTCTCTCAGGGCACCCAGGATGCAGTTTCACAGGGGAGCCAGCTCATCTGAATGGCTCTGATGCTGCAAAGAGCTGCCCCGCACCTTCCCTGACTGCAACAGCTGCTCTTTGGCCTCCTGAATCAGGTCGTGAAAACAGCAGAAAGCTGATACCACACGAGGTGACAGCCACAACACCCTGAAGTCACTCACCAGGGCTTGGGTGAGCTGAGAAAATACAGTAAAGACCAAGAGCAGGGTCCCTGTCGTCTCTTTTTAGCAATAGTCGCTTGTAAAACCTTACTTAAAACCACATTTGAATGTCAGCACACAACTCCTTTTTTTAATGGtagaattttgttttcttaagcaGGGTTTGAGAACGGGAACTTGTTTTTGAAACTCTAAAGTATTGTGTACATCAAACAGCACAGCACGCACTGAGTGGTGATTCCCTTGGTCCCATCTGCACCAGCAGATTTCAGTGCCTGCAGCAGGATTGTTTTCTGCATCCCATGTCTCTGGGAGCAGAAATGCTCCTCCGGCCTGAGCAGAGATAATCTGTGGCTCCCAGGCGCAGGGGATGCGGGACAGCAGCGGTTCCCTCATGTTCTTCTCTGAAAGCCCAGGAGTCCATGTGCCGCCTCCTCCCCAGGCAGAGCGAGCGTGGGCTGGGGCTCTTGGCTGCTGTTGATGTTGCTCCCGCATCCCTCGTGCAGGACTCGCTGCGgcagagcagggtgagccccacaCAGCAGGGACACACGgggtgacagttcccagcctgccGCGGACCCTGCTGGCACCTGCACACGTGTTCTCTTACAAACTGTTCTTTCCCCTCTTGCTCTTGGGCAAAGCGTTCATGGTAACTTGCAGTTTAAACTGAAACTTTATCAGGACCACTGAAAAGCTAAGAtcactgtttggtttttgttttacatCCAGAAACTGTGGAAGCACATCAAGCACAAGTATGAGAGCAGCGAAGAGTGAAATGCTCAGCAGCAGGATCCAGCCTGGGGTGGCAAAAAACGCTGCAGAGAAGGATCCGCTCTCCTGAAACTGGTTGCATCAAAATGGGAATGGATTCCTGATTGAACAACTCTGAGCCAGGTTATATCAGCCACCTAGTGATATGATGTAAGCCTAGATGGACTCAAGGACTTCTGCTGCTGTACTCAAACTTACTGCGTTAAAATAAAGCATTCTTGGTCCATGTCTCATGCCTGCGTGTTCCCTTGACTTACCCTTCGCCCTGCTTGTAACTTCTTATCTAGGAGACAGAGGATGCTTCAGTAGGGCCCTGTGCTGCAGCTTCAACACCCTGTAAGAAATCAAGCTATTTATTTTTGAGATAATGATGTGAAAGACTTGAAAGCATTTATACAGccatggtctgctgctgctgctgatgggAGCTGAGCAGAGGGGTGAGGAGCTGCCTGCGCTTTCTAATCTTGTCCAAAGAAAAGGGACTTGAAATCATTTACATCTTTGATGCAGGTTCCTAGCCTATCAccctgctgcagcacagatgCTCCTACTGTTACCAGTGTGAGAAGTGGGTAAATGGATTGATAGACAGATGAATAGATGAATGGACAGACAGACTcattcagaccagacatgaggaagaaattgttgcccctgagggtggtgagagcctggcccaggttcccagagaggtggtggatgaaccatccctggagacatcccaggccaggctggacagggctctgagcaacctgagctggtgaagatgtccctgctcatggcagggggggcactgggggagctgggaaggttccttcaacacaaacccttctgtgattctatgcatgGACAGGTAGATGGATAAATGGGTAGATGGATGCCTCAGCCCTGCAGGCGAGTGCTGGTGTGAGCCCATCAATCTGGGCTGAAAATGGACATGGTGTATAATTCCAGCCTGTCCAAAACCTACCAAAATGGGATGTTGATCTTTCTAAGCTATTTCTGCACCTTCTGGCTCTTTGAGTGGCTTGAGGGGCAGAACAGTCTTACCTTGTACCCTCCAAGCTGCTCTGTCCCATCCTGGGGAGCTGCCGAGGGTCCCTGTGCTCTGCCCACCCCCGCTCCAGCCAGAGGGGAAGGAGTAGATTCTCTTCAAATTCTCCACAACCTCACTGAACAGTCCAGCCCTGTTCTCAGCATCCCTTTCAGACACATCTTTCCTCCTGGGAAAGGGCTGTTTGGATCCTGTTTGGGGTAACGAAGCAGTTAATTACTCTGGGGTCTCCAGTGGCTGGGGGAAGATGTGGCTGAGTGACTCCTGCTCTTCCCTCTTTCCCAGCCCAGAAGCCATGTCTCCCTCCTCACTATATTTTCACTAATAAGGAGGAATTTGAGCAACGGATGAGGGAGAGCAAATTAGAGCCAGCACTAATGAAAGCAGCTTTATTGGGTTTGCAAATAGGTGTCAGGAGTAAAACGTTAAGAACACAAAGAGGACTTGAAAAACATCGTGCTTCTGGTTTTTGAGCAAAAAACTCCAGCTTTCACAGTCCCAGCTGTGCTTTTATAGAGATGCTTAAGAGGAACAGTTTAAGCTTTCTTGGGCTAATCTCGTACCGTATGAGACCACCTGCTTTACTACCAGCTCCGTCTGCGGTGCCGATAGCTTCACGCTGTGCTGAGCAGGTGATAGAGATTTGCAGCTTCTTAGAAGCAAGAACTAAAGATGAATACGGTATTAGGAAGGGAGAGAAGCATTAGTGGGCTGGCAGAGAGTAAATGAAGCTGTTGGTGCAGAGAACAGTAGCCGCACAAGAGCAGAGTCAGTTATCCTAGCAGGTGATTTCCCTTGACAGCAGATTTGGGGAAGTTGGTAAATGTAATTCCCTTTTTCCTATGTGTTGTTGAGGGGTTGAGCTGTCCTGATATGCAAAGAAATCTGGCTCGCAGCACTCGGGACTTCATCCCATCTGCAGAATGGTGACAGCCATCTCTAGGCTTCTCAAAGCAGCCCCAGCAGTGTCTGGCAGCAGCTCTGATCCTACAGCCCCTGGTCCCGCCCTCTGCGTAAAACCCGGCAGCGCCGTCCGTCTCACGGCGCTCGTTGCCAAAGCGCTGCAGCGCTCGAAGTGGGAGAGTCAGCCTGGAACCGGAGCTCTACCGCTGCACAACCCAGGGCTGATTGCTCAGTGTGGGGATGACAACGGTAGCACTTGCAGtactagaaaaataaaaacaaacagaaaaccccaaccACATGTGATGGTGGGGAGACAGCACGCGGAGCAGATTAACCAAGCCAAGCCTGCTTGTTTACTTGAAAGTTCATCTCCACGATGGGGACAGCACCACAATAACGCGCTGCTGCTCCGCGACAGCAGCGACCGCAAGTTTTACCACCAGCTGCTGGCAGAAACTCCAGGCTCGCGCAAGCATTTGAGCGCCTCACAAACAGAGTACAAAGCAAACTCAATTTGTGTGTCTCCTTGCACAGGGAGCAACTGCAAACCAGAGACAGCGCTTGGGAGTAGCCCCTTCAGCAACTACAAACTGTTTACTATGATCTCCCAGCCTTTCTGACAGCAAACACAATGACAAGGGCAGTTCTGCTCCAGTGTGACAAGTTGTTGAGGAGGCAGCTTGCGGGGACTCTGCCCCTGCTGCCTTCCCCTCCCGTTTCCATCCCCGTCATCCCTGATTTTCTAGTATCTTTAGTCTCGGTGGCTGTGGCCAGATCTCATCACACTAAACCACCACAGAACAGCAAGTGAATTCAGTGCCTGCAGACACAGCACGTTAAAAGGCTTGTTGAGATCTTTCCAACTTCAAGATCGATACGGTCCGTAAGAGCCTAAAGCACCAACTGAAAGATTGAAATCTTTTATTTGCGCATTCTGTTTTCACACACCTCACTCGAGGGACAGGAATGGATGATAAGGTGTTCATTCACCTCAACTCCCCCTGGGCGGCTGTTAGCAATGGGAATAGCCCAAGCGCTTTCCTATCGTCCTTGCGGCTGTACCGCAGGATAAGGCATTTGAGCGGAGCAGAAGGCCACGGGGGCCGCTCCAGGGAAGCTTCGCTCTCAGAGCCGCCCGCTGCGGGGGCTGGAAACCCACGTGAGTGATGGAGAGGGGCAAGGAGCCagtatgaaaataaaaatctccGAATTATAAATAGTACAAAAGGAAGCGAAGGGCTGTGCAGCCCATCTGCTGCAGGTGCGGTGCAGCCCGCTGTCGTACGCACGTCTCCATGAACTGCTGAGTAGCCGGAGTCTGCTTGGAGGGCAGTTCCTTCCCCAAAACGGCTGCCCCCCCAGGGTGTGCAATTCCATGTGAGCTGAAGCGTCAGGTATTGAACCACGACAACCAGTCCCCCGAGCACAGCGAGTGCTGAGGGAATAAAACACAACCGCGTCCTCCCAGGCAGAGGACTGGGGATGATGACACCCAGGCTGAGTCTTTCAGGAAGGAATCATGCCTTTATTCCGCTTTCTGTCAGCCAGGGCTCGGCGGTTGTGGTTGGCTCTTGTGCTTTTGTTTGCCTCCTTCTTCCTTCGCTCCTGCAGCGTCTCCCGGTTCTGTCCGTGTCCCTTTGCATTCCCAACGACGGCAGAGCTGTCGTGCTTGTGCCTGGGGTACACAGAAAAAGGACATTACGATGAGCACACTGCACGCTTGGGGGACAAAATATACAGATCCTGACAAAAGACGTGAGTTCAGCTGTCAGGCCTTGAACCTCAGCTCATCCCAGCTCTGTGGGGCTTCGGCAATGGCTGAGTACCAGCATCAGCCACACAACAACTCTGTCCTACACATTGTCAGCTAAAACCAGCTGTTAAACTGTCCTGAAACCCTGTGGGAGCTGCTTGAGCTCTAGAAAGCCGTGCTCTCCCAGAACCCAACGTGGACAGgatgagagttggggtgttcagctggagaagagaagctctggggagaccttattgtggcctttccatacttaaaaggggccgataagaaagatggggacagactttcgagcagggcctgttgtgacaggacaaggggtgatggttttaaactaaagcagggagatttaggctagacatga
This DNA window, taken from Patagioenas fasciata isolate bPatFas1 chromosome 17, bPatFas1.hap1, whole genome shotgun sequence, encodes the following:
- the UQCR10 gene encoding cytochrome b-c1 complex subunit 9, encoding MRRARGKMALLRQAYGALFRRTSTFALSIVLGAVLFERAFDQGADAIFEHLNEGKLWKHIKHKYESSEE